The genomic region TTTGATTTTATCCTTTTAAAAGAAGCACTTAAAAGCTTTGACTTTGTTTTATTGATCATGAAATTTAAAAAATGCTAAAAAACATTTTCTGTGATCAAAATATAAAAGAGCTTAGTTAAGCGATAACCTCCAAACTGCAAAAATAAAGTAACTAAAACCCTATTTTTTAAAAAATTAAAATAAACTCAAAACTCGCACTGGCTTTTATCCCACCCTTTAATTGAACGGCATTTCTTGCATTTTTATTGAGATTTCCAATTGGTTTGATGATTGTAAGAAATCCAACTGCTGGAGATTGAGTTAGATGGATTGTGTTTTAGACATGCTAGATATTGGCTATTCCTCTATACTAAACTGCTTTGGATTTTAGCCGATATGAGTGATAGGTTGATTTAGTCGCTTTGTAATGGTTTTGTTGAAAAAATATGAACTCCTATCATTGTGTCCGCCACACAATGCACATTAAAAACACTAAACCTACCACCTCCACGCAAAGCGAAACTGAATCAATCTTTCTATACTTGCTAACTCAAACGCTTCTTAACTTGACACAACATACAGACAAAAACTTGCCTAGCAAAACCCGCTCATAAGAACTTTTGATACACCAACACCACCGATTTAGGTGTAGAGCTAAGGCTAAAAAAATGATCTGTAGCTTCATTGAGCGAACCAGAAAAGAGCGTTTTTAAACGCAAGTTTTTTAAGGGATATTTGAGGTTTTTAGAAGTGAATCGGGCTTTAAGATCCAAGCTAAAAAGCGAGATTTGCTCCCCTTTAAAACTGGGCAAGGTAAAAGGGGTTTCTAACACCCTAAAAAGACCATAGTCGCTTACGGCTTGGATTTTTTGGCAAAATTTAAAATACTCCAACAATAAAAAAGTGTTCGCTAAAGCGTGATCTTCTCGCTTGC from Helicobacter pylori harbors:
- a CDS encoding thiamine diphosphokinase, with the translated sequence MQAVILANGEFPKSQKCLDILKNAPFLIACDGAVQSLHALQFKPSVVIGDLDSIDSHLKALYNPIRMSEQDSNDLSKAFFYALNKGCDDFIFLGLNGKREDHALANTFLLLEYFKFCQKIQAVSDYGLFRVLETPFTLPSFKGEQISLFSLDLKARFTSKNLKYPLKNLRLKTLFSGSLNEATDHFFSLSSTPKSVVLVYQKFL